Proteins encoded in a region of the Takifugu flavidus isolate HTHZ2018 chromosome 8, ASM371156v2, whole genome shotgun sequence genome:
- the slc25a55b gene encoding solute carrier family 25 member 55b isoform X2 produces the protein MAPQQQISLPAKLINGGVAGMVGVTCVFPIDLAKTRLQNQRSGQQLYKNMMDCLIKTVRTEGYFGMYRGAAVNLTLVTPEKAIKLAANDFFRHQLSRDGSRLTVFREMLAGCCAGMCQVIITTPMEMLKIQLQDAGRLAAQQRVLPSVVTTLKMGGTSTVLSRSYNTSPLSKAMRVSATQITRELLRTKGVRALYRGLGATLMRDIPFSVVYFPLFAHLHKLGQRSPEDPTVPFYWSFMSGCLAGCVAAVAVSPCDVVKTRLQSLKKGANEETYNGVVDCVRKILKKEGPGAFLKGAGCRALVIAPLFGIAQVVYFVGVGEFLLGYTPYNIYSA, from the exons ATGGCCCCGCAGCAACAGATTAG CCTGCCTGCCAAACTGATCAATGGAGGTGTGGCAGGCATGGTAGGAGTCACCTGTGTGTTCCCAATTGACCTGGCAAAGACGCGCCTCCAGAACCAGCGTAGTGGGCAGCAACTCTACAAGAACAT GATGGACTGCCTCATAAAGACAGTTAGAACTGAAGGCTACTTTGGCATGTATAGAG GCGCAGCGGTGAATCTTACCCTGGTCACTCCTGAAAAGGCCATCAAACTCGCCGCTAATGACTTTTTCCGCCATCAGTTGAGCAGAGACGG CAGTAGGCTGACGGTCTTCAGGGAGATGCTGGCCGGTTGCTGTGCAGGAATGTGCCAggtcatcatcaccacacccaTGGAGATGCTCAAGATCCAGCTGCAGGATGCTGGCAGACTTG CTGCTCAGCAGAGAGTGCTGCCCAGCGTTGTAACCACGCTGAAGATGGGCGGAACCAGCACCGTTCTCAGTCGTTCATACAACACCAGCCCGCTGTCTAAAGCCATGCGAGTGTCTGCTACACAGATCACCAGGGAGCTGCTGAGGACAAAGGGAGTCAGAGCTCTGTACCGTGGGCTCGGAGCCACGTTGATGAG AGACATCCCATTTTCCGTTGTGTACTTCCCTCTGTTTGCACATCTTCACAAGCTCGGTCAGCGTTCGCCTGAGGACCCAACGGTGCCATTTTATTGGTCGTTCATGTCTGGATGCTTGGCTGGATGTGTGGCAGCTGTAGCTGTGAGTCCTTGTGATG TGGTAAAAACAAGGCTGCAGTCACTCAAGAAAGGAGCTAATGAGGAAACCTACAATGGAGTGGTGGACTGTGTCAG GAAGATATTGAAAAAAGAGGGTCCTGGAGCATTTCTCAAAGGGGCCGGTTGCCGTGCCCTGGTCATTGCCCCACTCTTCGGTATTGCCCAGGTTGTGTACTTTGTAGGAGTTGGAGAATTCCTACTAGGTTACACTCCATACAACATCTACTCTGCATAA
- the slc25a55b gene encoding solute carrier family 25 member 55b isoform X1: MAPQQQISLPAKLINGGVAGMVGVTCVFPIDLAKTRLQNQRSGQQLYKNMMDCLIKTVRTEGYFGMYRGAAVNLTLVTPEKAIKLAANDFFRHQLSRDGRLTVFREMLAGCCAGMCQVIITTPMEMLKIQLQDAGRLAAQQRVLPSVVTTLKMGGTSTVLSRSYNTSPLSKAMRVSATQITRELLRTKGVRALYRGLGATLMRDIPFSVVYFPLFAHLHKLGQRSPEDPTVPFYWSFMSGCLAGCVAAVAVSPCDVVKTRLQSLKKGANEETYNGVVDCVRKILKKEGPGAFLKGAGCRALVIAPLFGIAQVVYFVGVGEFLLGYTPYNIYSA; the protein is encoded by the exons ATGGCCCCGCAGCAACAGATTAG CCTGCCTGCCAAACTGATCAATGGAGGTGTGGCAGGCATGGTAGGAGTCACCTGTGTGTTCCCAATTGACCTGGCAAAGACGCGCCTCCAGAACCAGCGTAGTGGGCAGCAACTCTACAAGAACAT GATGGACTGCCTCATAAAGACAGTTAGAACTGAAGGCTACTTTGGCATGTATAGAG GCGCAGCGGTGAATCTTACCCTGGTCACTCCTGAAAAGGCCATCAAACTCGCCGCTAATGACTTTTTCCGCCATCAGTTGAGCAGAGACGG TAGGCTGACGGTCTTCAGGGAGATGCTGGCCGGTTGCTGTGCAGGAATGTGCCAggtcatcatcaccacacccaTGGAGATGCTCAAGATCCAGCTGCAGGATGCTGGCAGACTTG CTGCTCAGCAGAGAGTGCTGCCCAGCGTTGTAACCACGCTGAAGATGGGCGGAACCAGCACCGTTCTCAGTCGTTCATACAACACCAGCCCGCTGTCTAAAGCCATGCGAGTGTCTGCTACACAGATCACCAGGGAGCTGCTGAGGACAAAGGGAGTCAGAGCTCTGTACCGTGGGCTCGGAGCCACGTTGATGAG AGACATCCCATTTTCCGTTGTGTACTTCCCTCTGTTTGCACATCTTCACAAGCTCGGTCAGCGTTCGCCTGAGGACCCAACGGTGCCATTTTATTGGTCGTTCATGTCTGGATGCTTGGCTGGATGTGTGGCAGCTGTAGCTGTGAGTCCTTGTGATG TGGTAAAAACAAGGCTGCAGTCACTCAAGAAAGGAGCTAATGAGGAAACCTACAATGGAGTGGTGGACTGTGTCAG GAAGATATTGAAAAAAGAGGGTCCTGGAGCATTTCTCAAAGGGGCCGGTTGCCGTGCCCTGGTCATTGCCCCACTCTTCGGTATTGCCCAGGTTGTGTACTTTGTAGGAGTTGGAGAATTCCTACTAGGTTACACTCCATACAACATCTACTCTGCATAA